The nucleotide sequence AAGTCATCGATATCCGCGACGTCCTTAATCCCCGCGGGCTCCCCTGGCGCCGCGATACCACCGAAGTCCCCGGTAGCCGACCCGCTGCTCGGGTCGGCGGGCGCGCCGTTATCCGCTGCGGCGGCGGCATCACCGCAACCGACTGCGGCTACCTCGCGGATCAGCGCCGCCAGGCGCTGCGCCCCGTCACGCACGCCGGTGGAGGCTGCGGCCGCGGCAGCAGACCTGCGCCGGGACTCGTCGGTGAGCACCGCAGTGAAGCCGAGGATGTCCTCGGCGTCCAGATCGGCGTCGGCCACCAGTTGTCCCCCGCCCGCAGACACGCAGTCCGCCGCATTCAGCCGCTGTTCCCCATTGCCTATGGGCAGGGGGACGTAGAGGGCGGGCAGCCCCAGGGCGGTCAGCTCGGCCACGGTGCCCGCACCGGAGCGGCAGATCACGCCGTCGGCGCAGGCGTAGGCCTGTTCCATCTCCGTCAGGTAGTCCAGGACGTGGTAGCGCTCCATCAGCCCAGGAGTGCGCGCGGCCGCGCGTTCCAGGGCGGCACGCACCGGCGCGTCCTTGCCCCGGCCCGTCAGGTGCAGCACCTGCAGGTCGGCGGGCAGCCGGTCGGCGCATTCACACATGACCTCGTTGAGGTGCTGGGCTCCCAGGGAGCCGCCTGTGACGAGCACCGTAGTGGCAGCCGGGTCCAGTCCCAGCGCGGCGGCGCCATCCCGGCGGGCGCCGGCGGCATCGGCACGCTGCCGCTCCACCAGGGAGCCGATCGCCGGCCGCAGAGGCAGGCCCGTGACCTCGGTCCGGCCGTGAGCCGCAGCGAGGGGTGTGGAGGCGAAGGTGAGGGCGACGGCGGCCGCCCAGCGGGCCCCGAGCCGATTGGCCAGCCCGGGACGAGCATTCTGCTCGTGAATCACTACGGGCACGCCGACGCTCCTGGCCGCCAGGTAGGCGGGCGTGGAGACGAAGCCGCCAAAGCCGACCACGACGTCGGCGTCGACTTGCCTGATTGCCTCACCTGCGGCGGCGACGGCACCGCGCAGGCGGCGCGGCAACAGCAGCAGGTCGCCGGTGGGGCGGCGCGGCATGGGCACGCGGGGCACATGAGCCAGCTCGTAGCCCGCCTCCGGGACGAGCCGCTGCTCCAGTCCCTCCTTGGTGCCCAAGACCAGGATGCTGGTGCCGGGATCGCCCCCGGAGGCGGCGTCGCGCAGGGCGGCGGCCGTTGCCAGCAGGGGGTTGACGTGGCCGGCGGTGCCGCCGCCGGCCAGCAGTACCCGCAGTGGCCGACCCGCGCGGTCATCCGCAGCGGAACTCTGGGTGGGCATTTCAGGCACGTTTCCTCCTGCGCGGTGCGATGACGGCCAGCGTACGGCGTACAGCGCCCGTACGGGAGCGCAGCGCCGCAGACGCGCCGGGCTCGTTGCGGGCGAAGGCGAGCAGCACCCCGACGGCGAGCAGCACCGACACCAGCGCGGAGCCACCCGCGCTGACGAGGGGCAACGGCACCCCCAGCACGGGCAGCAGGCCGACCACTACGCTCATGTTGATCAGGGCCTGCCCCACGATCCAGGTCATGATGCCGCCGGTGACCACCGCGACGTACAAGGACTGGCTACGGCGGACGATGCGCAGGCAGCACCAGGCGACCACAACGAATAGCGCTATTACGAACAGCGTGCCCACCAGGCCGAACTCCTCACCCAGGACGGCGAAGATGTAGTCGGAATCGGCCTGGGTCAGGTAGCCCCACTTCTGCCGTGAGGAGCCGGGGCCCACCCCCCGCAATCCACCGGTGCCCAGGGCGTAGCGCCCGTGCTGAGGCTGGTAGCCGACGTCAAGGGGGTCGTAGCGGTCCGGATGCAACCAGGCGAGGATGCGGGCCCGGCGGTTCGCGGAGAGCATCGACGCCGCCGCGAAGCCGAGCAGGCCGATGCCCCCAGAGCGGCGAACCAGCGCCAACCGAGTCCGCCCAGCCACAGCGCCCCGGCCACCAGTGCCGTGAGCACGATCACCGTGCCCAGGTCGCCCCCGGCCATCACCAGCCCGATGCCCAGGCCGGCCGGCAGCAGTATCCACCCCAGGAATCGCGCCAAGTCGCGCCCCGTGCGCACACCGCCGATGAATGCGTCCCGGTGGCGGGACACCATCACGCCCAGGTACAGGCACAGCCCCAGCTTGATGAACTCCGACGGCTGGGCCGTGCCCAGGCCCGCGGGCAGCTGGATCCAGTTCCGGTTGCCGTATACGTCGATGCCAATGCCGGGAACGAACACCAGTAGCTGCAGGGCGAAGGATGCCAGCAGCGCCGGCCAGGCGAGTCGTTTCAGCGAACGCGGCCGCAAGCGCGACAGCACCCACATGCCGAGCAGCCCGATGACGGCGAAGACCAGGTACTTGGAGAAGGCGGTGAACGCATTGCCTCCGTCGGCCGCAGTCGTCACCGACTGCACCGAGAAGACCATGATCAGCCCGAAGGCGAGTAGTGCCAAGGTGGATACCAACAGGGCGTAATAGCTCAGGGTGCTGCTCTCGCCCTCGACCGGGCCGTCAGCGCCTCGCAAGAATCGCGCTCGCCTCGACCAGCGACGCGCGGGCGTCATGTCCGTCTCAGTCATCTCGGCGCCCGCCCTCGGCTGCGTCACCCGCTACCGCTTCTGATACCGCTTTTGATACCGCTGCTGACTGCGTCACCCGGGCGGCGGCGCGGGCAAACAGGTCGCCGCGTTGGGCGTAGGAGTCGAACTGATCCCATGAGGCGCATGCGGGGGCGAGCATCACGGTGTCTCCGGGTTCGGCCAGCGCGGCGGCCGCAGCCACCGCCGCGTCGGTTACCGCCTGCGGGGTGCCGTCGGGGACCGTGGTCACCGGCAGCTCCGGGGCCTGCTCGGCCAGCGCCCCCAGCACGGCGGCCTGGTCCCGGCCAATGACGACCGCGCCGCGCAAATGCGGCCTAACCGCGCGCACCAGCTCGTGGAAGGTGGCGCCCTTGGCATCACCACCCACGATCCATACGCCGCTACCCCGCGGCAGGGCCATCAGTGCAGCCTGAGCGGCGTGGGGATTGGTGGCCTTGGAGTCATCCACCCAGGTGACCCCGTCATGCACGGCGACGGTGACGATGCGGTGTGCGCCGGTGCGGTAGGCGCGTAGCCCGCGCGCGATGGCGGTGGGGTCCTGCGCCACGGCCTCACTGGCGAGGGCCAGCGCGGCGGCCGCCAGCGCATCGGCGACGATGTGGGCGGGCACATTGGCGGCCTCGCCACCGGGTGCCAGGTGCGCCAGATCGGCGAAGGTGGCCAGCTCCACCCCGCTGCTGCGCCGCTCGGCGTGGAACGCCCGGTCCACGAGCATGTCCTCCACGCAGCCGACCTGACCGAGCGCCGGCACCGCTGTGGTGAAGCCGACGGCGCGGCATCCTTCAACGACATCCGCCTGCTCCACCATCGTCATCGTGGCGGCGTCGGCGACGTTATAGACGGCCGCCCGGCGGGTACGGGCGTACACGCGGGCCTTGTCCGCCGCGTAGGCGGCCATGGACCCGTGCCAGTCCAGGTGGTCCGGGGCGAGGTTCAAGCAGGCCGCAGCCAGGGGGCTGAGCGTATGGGTGGAGTGCAGCTGAAAGCTGGACAGCTCTACGGCCAGGGCGTCGGCGCGTCCCTCGGCCACCGTGGTGATCGCGGGGGCGCCGATGTTGCCGACTGCGGGCGCGTTCAGTCCGGCGGCGGCGAGGATCTGCTCAAGCATGCCGACGGTGGTGGTCTTGCCATCGGTGCCGGTGACCACCAGCCAGGGCACGTCGGGGCGGGCGGAGGCACGCTGGAGCCGCCAGGCAAGCTCGATCTCGCTCCAGGTCTGCACTCCCGCGGCCCGGGCCGCGGCGAGCACCGGACCGGTAGCCGGTACACCGGGAGACACAATGAGCAGGCGCAGGTCCGCGGTAGTCAGGGCGTGCGCGATTGTGGAGTCATCGCCGACGACCGTGCCCTCCAGCCGCGCAGCCGTGCCGGCCCCGAGGGTATCCGCGAGGGCGTCGACGGCGGAGCCGGAGGAGTCGAATACGGTGACACGCGCGCCCAGGGACGTGAGCACGTCAACCACTGCCAGGCCGGTGCGGCCGATCCCTACGACCCCCACACGCGCCCCGGCCAGTGCCTCGACCTGTGTGCTGCTACTCATCGGTGCCTATGACCTCCACTTCGCGGGTGACTGCTGGCGGCGCCGCGGCCCCTCGAGCTGGGCCCACGACGCTCGTGATCCCGATCAGGAAACCAGGTACTCGGCGTAGAACAGGCCCAGCCCGAGCACTACGCACACGCCCGTGATGATCCAGAAGCGGATGACCACATTGACCTCGGTCCAGCCGCCCAGCTCGAAATGGTGGTGCAGCGGGGCCATGCGGAATACGCGTTTGCCGGTGGACTTGAAGGACACCACCTGGATGATGTCGCTCATGACCTCGGCTACGAACAGCCCGCCGATGAGCACCGCCAGGAACTCGGTGCGAGTCAGAATCGACAATCCCGCCACGGCGCCGCCCAGGGCGAGCGAGCCGGTATCCCCCATGAAGATCTTGGCAGGGGAGGCATTCCACCACAGGAAGCCGAAGCAGGCGCCCATAAGCGCCGCCGCGATCATGGCCATGTCACGCGGATCCCGGGTCTGGTAGCACAGTGTGGCCACCACGTCGCCGTGGCCGTAGGTGCAGGACTGGTTGGTCTGCCACACGCCGATGAGCGTGTAGGCGGCGAACACCACGGCGGAGGAGCCGGCGGCCAGGCCGTCCAGCCCGTCGGTGAGGTTGACGGCGTTAGACCAGGCGGTAATGAGGAAGTTCGACCAGATGGTGAACAGGATGATGCCGCCGACGGCGCCGGCGAAGGCCAGGTCCAGGCTCGAGTCCCTGGCGAAGGAGATGCGGGTGGAGGCTGGGGTGAGCCCGTTGCGGTTAGCGAAGTTCAGCGCCGCTACCGAGAAGGTGATGCCGATGAACGCCTGGCCGAGGATCTTCTGCCAGGGGCTGAGCCCCAAGGAGCGCTGCTTGGAGATCTTCTCGAAGTCATCCAGGAAGCCGATGAGCCCGAGCCCCATGATGAGGAACAGCAGCAGCACGCCGCTGGTGTGTGGGGTACGCAGCTCAATCAGATTACCCACGGCGTATCCGAGCACCGTGGCGATGATGATTACCAGTCCCCCATCGTGGGCGTGCCACGCTTGGTGAAGTGCCCCTGGGGACCGTCCTGCCGAATGAACTGTCCGTATTCGCGTTTGTGGAGGAAGCGGATCAGCAGCGGCGTGCCGAGGAGCGTGGTCAGCAAGCCAACCGCCGCAGAGACCAGGATTGCTGTCATTGGACGTCCCTCTCCTTCAAACTGTCCCTGAGGTGGTCTGCCACGCGCCAGGCGCCCGACCCATTGGACCCCTTGACCAGGACGACGTCGCCATCGCGCAGCGGGCCGTCCGGTGAGTCCAGAGCCGCAAGGACCGCATCGGCGTCGGCGAACTCGAGCGTGCTCACCCCGGCGGCGCGGGCCGCGGCCGCGGCTGGGGCGGCACCGGGTCCGACGGTGACCAGCAGCGCGACACCCGTGTCAGCGGCCAATTCTCCGGTACGGGCGTGATCCCGCACAGAGGATTCACCCAGCTCCAGCATCTCCGAGATGATGGCGACTCGGCGCCGGCCGCCGGCCAGGGAGCCGAGCGACTCGAAGGCGGCGGTCATGGAGTCTATGTTGGCGTTGTATGCATCGTCGATCAGCAGCAGGTTCCGCCCCAGGACAGTCACATCCATCCGGTGGGGACTCTCCAGGCGGGCCTGGGTGAGCTGGGCGGCGATGTGCTCGGGTGCAGCTCCGGCAGCCAGGGCCAGGCCCGCAGCAGCCAGGGCGTTGGCGACGTTGTGCGCACCAGGCACGGCCAGGCGCACCCTGCGCGGCCCGTCCAGACCGGGCAGGTACAGGTCGAAGACGGCGTGCGCGTCGGCGTCGAGCGTGACCTCCTGTGCCCGCACATCGGCCTGAGCCGTGCCTGAGGCGGAAAACGCCAGCGCTGCGGGAGCCAGCTGCGCCATGGCCGCAGTACGGGGGTCGTCCAGGTTGAGCACGGCTGTCCCCGTGGGCAGCAGGCCGCGGACGATTTCCGCCTTGGCCCGGGCGACTCCCTCCACCGAGCCGAAGCCCTCCATATGGGCATGGCCGACCATCAGCACGGCGGCGGCGTCAAGCGGGGCAATGTCTGTCAGGTAGGCGATGTGCCCGGGTGCGGACGCGCCCATCTCCAGCACCAGGAAGCGCGTATCGGCATCGGCCTCCAGGACCGTAAGCGGCAGGCCGATCTCGTTGTTGAAGGAGGCCACCGGGGCGACGGTGGGGGCCTGCGCGGCCAGCAGCTGGCGGGTCAGGTCCTTGGTGGTGGTCTTTCCCACCGAACCGGTGACGGCGACGACGGTCAGCGCGCCGCCGCGCTGTACCGCCCGACGGCGCAGGTCGGCGAGGT is from Actinomyces sp. 432 and encodes:
- a CDS encoding UDP-N-acetylglucosamine--N-acetylmuramyl-(pentapeptide) pyrophosphoryl-undecaprenol N-acetylglucosamine transferase; its protein translation is MPTQSSAADDRAGRPLRVLLAGGGTAGHVNPLLATAAALRDAASGGDPGTSILVLGTKEGLEQRLVPEAGYELAHVPRVPMPRRPTGDLLLLPRRLRGAVAAAGEAIRQVDADVVVGFGGFVSTPAYLAARSVGVPVVIHEQNARPGLANRLGARWAAAVALTFASTPLAAAHGRTEVTGLPLRPAIGSLVERQRADAAGARRDGAAALGLDPAATTVLVTGGSLGAQHLNEVMCECADRLPADLQVLHLTGRGKDAPVRAALERAAARTPGLMERYHVLDYLTEMEQAYACADGVICRSGAGTVAELTALGLPALYVPLPIGNGEQRLNAADCVSAGGGQLVADADLDAEDILGFTAVLTDESRRRSAAAAAASTGVRDGAQRLAALIREVAAVGCGDAAAAADNGAPADPSSGSATGDFGGIAAPGEPAGIKDVADIDDFEGKEQSR
- a CDS encoding UDP-N-acetylmuramoyl-tripeptide--D-alanyl-D-alanine ligase, translated to MIDRPLTEIAAFTQGALVPADAAPAVDAAAAGAVVTDSRRAGPGALFVALAGERTDGHAHVGAAATAGAAAALVSDISAARASLSAAGAELPLIVVPDTVAALGALAREHLADLRRRAVQRGGALTVVAVTGSVGKTTTKDLTRQLLAAQAPTVAPVASFNNEIGLPLTVLEADADTRFLVLEMGASAPGHIAYLTDIAPLDAAAVLMVGHAHMEGFGSVEGVARAKAEIVRGLLPTGTAVLNLDDPRTAAMAQLAPAALAFSASGTAQADVRAQEVTLDADAHAVFDLYLPGLDGPRRVRLAVPGAHNVANALAAAGLALAAGAAPEHIAAQLTQARLESPHRMDVTVLGRNLLLIDDAYNANIDSMTAAFESLGSLAGGRRRVAIISEMLELGESSVRDHARTGELAADTGVALLVTVGPGAAPAAAAARAAGVSTLEFADADAVLAALDSPDGPLRDGDVVLVKGSNGSGAWRVADHLRDSLKERDVQ
- the murD gene encoding UDP-N-acetylmuramoyl-L-alanine--D-glutamate ligase, whose translation is MSSSTQVEALAGARVGVVGIGRTGLAVVDVLTSLGARVTVFDSSGSAVDALADTLGAGTAARLEGTVVGDDSTIAHALTTADLRLLIVSPGVPATGPVLAAARAAGVQTWSEIELAWRLQRASARPDVPWLVVTGTDGKTTTVGMLEQILAAAGLNAPAVGNIGAPAITTVAEGRADALAVELSSFQLHSTHTLSPLAAACLNLAPDHLDWHGSMAAYAADKARVYARTRRAAVYNVADAATMTMVEQADVVEGCRAVGFTTAVPALGQVGCVEDMLVDRAFHAERRSSGVELATFADLAHLAPGGEAANVPAHIVADALAAAALALASEAVAQDPTAIARGLRAYRTGAHRIVTVAVHDGVTWVDDSKATNPHAAQAALMALPRGSGVWIVGGDAKGATFHELVRAVRPHLRGAVVIGRDQAAVLGALAEQAPELPVTTVPDGTPQAVTDAAVAAAAALAEPGDTVMLAPACASWDQFDSYAQRGDLFARAAARVTQSAAVSKAVSEAVAGDAAEGGRRDD